One genomic window of Melanotaenia boesemani isolate fMelBoe1 chromosome 20, fMelBoe1.pri, whole genome shotgun sequence includes the following:
- the LOC121631505 gene encoding tatD DNase domain containing 3-like isoform X1: protein MQGYVDCHCHISAGDFDKDVDDVIENSKKAGLLALLAVAEHAGEYDKIIELSQRFPGFIFPCLGVHPVQEVSREQQRGASLQDLDAALPIIEKYKDHLVAIGEVGLDFTPRFVSSEADKENQRQVLIRQVQIAKELDLPLNVHSRSAGRPTIHLLKEQGVEKALLHAFDGKPSVAMEGVKAGYFFSIPPSIIRSEQKQKLVKQLPLENICLETDSPALGPEKQVRNEPKNISISAEYISKIKGVSLEQVIEVTTQNALRLFPKIKSAIRP from the exons ATGCAAGGCTACGTGGACTGCCACTGTCATATCTCTGCAGGAGACTTTGATAAg GATGTAGACGATGTTATTGAGAATTCAAAAAAG GCTGGATTGCTGGCATTGTTGGCAGTAGCTGAACATGCTGGAGAGTATGACAAGATAATTGAGCTGTCACAGAG GTttccaggttttatttttccctgCTTAGGAGTACATCCTGTTCAGGAAGTTtccagagagcagcagaggGGAGCCTCTCTCCAG GATCTTGATGCAGCTCTGCCCATCATTGAAAAATACAAAGATCATCTTGTTGCCATTGGAGAG gttGGGTTGGATTTCACACCCAGATTCGTCAGCAGTGAGGCTGATAAGGAGAATCAAAGGCAGGTCCTCATTCGTCAAGTACAGATCGCCAAAGAGCTGGATCTCCCTCT AAATGTTCATTCAAGGTCTGCAGGAAGGCCCACCATCCACCTCCTAAAGGAGCAAG GTGTTGAGAAAGCCCTTCTTCATGCTTTTGATGGAAAAccatctgttgccatggaggGAGTGAAGGCTGGATATTTCTtttccatccctccatccataaTCCGGAGTGAGCAG AAGCAGAAACTTGTGAAACAGCTGCCACTAGAGAACATCTGTCTGGAAACGGATTCGCCTGCCCTCGGTCCAGAAAAGCAG GTGAGAAATGAGCCAAAAAACATTAGTATCTCTGCTGAATACATCAGTAAGATCAAAGGAGTGTCGCTGGAGCAGGTGATAGAGGTGACGACCCAAAACGCTCTGCGGCTTTTCCCGAAGATAAAGTCTGCCATCAGACCCTGA
- the LOC121631505 gene encoding tatD DNase domain containing 3-like isoform X2 has product MQGYVDCHCHISAGDFDKDVDDVIENSKKAGLLALLAVAEHAGEYDKIIELSQRFPGFIFPCLGVHPVQEVSREQQRGASLQDLDAALPIIEKYKDHLVAIGEVGLDFTPRFVSSEADKENQRQVLIRQVQIAKELDLPLNVHSRSAGRPTIHLLKEQGVEKALLHAFDGKPSVAMEGVKAGYFFSIPPSIIRSEQQKLVKQLPLENICLETDSPALGPEKQVRNEPKNISISAEYISKIKGVSLEQVIEVTTQNALRLFPKIKSAIRP; this is encoded by the exons ATGCAAGGCTACGTGGACTGCCACTGTCATATCTCTGCAGGAGACTTTGATAAg GATGTAGACGATGTTATTGAGAATTCAAAAAAG GCTGGATTGCTGGCATTGTTGGCAGTAGCTGAACATGCTGGAGAGTATGACAAGATAATTGAGCTGTCACAGAG GTttccaggttttatttttccctgCTTAGGAGTACATCCTGTTCAGGAAGTTtccagagagcagcagaggGGAGCCTCTCTCCAG GATCTTGATGCAGCTCTGCCCATCATTGAAAAATACAAAGATCATCTTGTTGCCATTGGAGAG gttGGGTTGGATTTCACACCCAGATTCGTCAGCAGTGAGGCTGATAAGGAGAATCAAAGGCAGGTCCTCATTCGTCAAGTACAGATCGCCAAAGAGCTGGATCTCCCTCT AAATGTTCATTCAAGGTCTGCAGGAAGGCCCACCATCCACCTCCTAAAGGAGCAAG GTGTTGAGAAAGCCCTTCTTCATGCTTTTGATGGAAAAccatctgttgccatggaggGAGTGAAGGCTGGATATTTCTtttccatccctccatccataaTCCGGAGTGAGCAG CAGAAACTTGTGAAACAGCTGCCACTAGAGAACATCTGTCTGGAAACGGATTCGCCTGCCCTCGGTCCAGAAAAGCAG GTGAGAAATGAGCCAAAAAACATTAGTATCTCTGCTGAATACATCAGTAAGATCAAAGGAGTGTCGCTGGAGCAGGTGATAGAGGTGACGACCCAAAACGCTCTGCGGCTTTTCCCGAAGATAAAGTCTGCCATCAGACCCTGA